Proteins co-encoded in one Neovison vison isolate M4711 chromosome 9, ASM_NN_V1, whole genome shotgun sequence genomic window:
- the SLC2A6 gene encoding solute carrier family 2, facilitated glucose transporter member 6, translated as MQEPLLGAEGPDYDTFPEKASPSPGERTRGGAPQNRRVFLATFAAVLGNFSFGYALVYTSPVIPALEHSLDPDLILTKTQASWFGSIFTLGAAAGGLSAMVLNDLLGRKLSIMFSAVPSAAGYALMAGAHGFWMLLLGRTLTGFAGGLTAACIPVYVSEIATPGVRGALGATPQLMAVFGSLSLYALGLLLPWRWLAVAGEGPVLVMVLLLSFMPNSPRFLLSRGRDAEALRALAWLRETDTDIRWEFEQIQDNVRRQSTHMSWAEARSPHMYRPVLIALLMRFLQQLMGITPILVYLQPIFESTAVLLPPKDDAAIVGAVRLFSVLIAAVTMDLAGRKVLLFVSATIMFAANLTLGLYVHFGPKPLTPNSTVGLESMPLGDTEPPLATPSSYLTLVPLVATMLFITGYAMGWGPITWLLMSEILPLQARGVASGLCVLVSWLTAFALTKSFLLVVNAFGLHVPFFFFAAVCVASLVFTGCCVPETKGRSLEQIESFFRTGRRSFLH; from the exons ATGCAGGAGCCGCTGCTGGGGGCCGAGGGCCCGGACTATGACACCTTCCCTGAGAAGGCGTCCCCGTCGCCGGGGGAGAGGACGCGGGGCGG GGCCCCACAGAACAGGAGGGTGTTCCTGGCCACCTTTGCCGCGGTGCTGGGCAATTTCAGCTTCGGGTACGCCCTGGTCTACACGTCCCCTGTCATCCCGGCCCTGGAGCACTCCTTGGACCCGGACCTGATCCTGACCAAAACTCAGGCATCCTGGTTTGGG TCCATATTCACCTTGGGTGCAGCGGCTGGAGGCCTCAGCGCCATGGTCCTCAACGACCTCCTGGGCCGGAAGCTCAGCATCATGTTCTCAGCCGTGCCGTCGGCAGCCGGCTACGCGCTCATGGCAGGTGCCCACGGCTTCTGGATGCTGCTGCTGGGGAGGACGCTGACAGGCTTTGCTGGGGGGCTCACAGCTGCCTGTATCCCG GTGTACGTGTCTGAGATCGCTACCCCAGGTGTTCGTGGGGCTCTGGGGGCCACACCCCAGCTCATGGCCGTGTTCGGATCTCTGTCCCTCTACGCCCTTG GCCTCCTGCTGCCGTGGCGCTGGCTGGCCGTGGCGGGGGAAGGGCCGGTGCTCGTCATGGTCCTGCTGCTCAGCTTCATGCCCAACTCCCCTCGCTTCCTGCTCTCACGGGGCAGGGACGCGGAGGCGCTGCGGGCGCTGGCCTGGCTCCGCGAGACCGACACGGACATCCGCTGGGAGTTCGAGCAGATCCAGGACAATGTCCGCAGACAG AGCACCCACATGTCGTGGGCCGAGGCCCGGAGCCCCCACATGTACCGACCCGTCCTCATCGCCTTGCTCATGCGCTTCCTGCAACAACTGATGGGTATCACTCCCATCCTGGTCTACCTGCAGCCCATCTTCGAAAGCACCGCCGTCCTGCTG CCCCCAAAGGATGATGCGGCCATTGTGGGGGCCGTGAGGCTCTTCTCTGTCCTGATCGCCGCCGTCACCATGGACCTGGCTGGCCGCAAGGTTCTGCTGTTTGTCTCGG CCACCATCATGTTTGCAGCCAACCTGACGCTCGGGCTGTACGTCCACTTCGGTCCAAAGCCTCTGACTCCCAACAGCACCGTGGGCCTCGAGAGCATGCCCTTGGGGGACACAGAGCCGCCCCTGGCCACCCCGTCCAGCTACCTCACCCTTGTGCCCCTAGTGGCCACCATGCTGTTCATCACCG GCTACGCCATGGGCTGGGGGCCCATCACCTGGCTCCTCATGTCGGAGATCCTGCCGCTGCAAGCCCGCGGCGTGGCCTCGGGGCTCTGCGTCCTCGTCAGCTGGCTCACCGCCTTCGCCCTCACCAAGTCCTTCCTGCTGGTGGTG aaCGCTTTTGGCCTGCACgtgcctttcttcttctttgccgCCGTTTGCGTGGCCAGCCTGGTGTTCACCGGCTGCTGCGTGCCTGAGACCAAGGGCCGGTCGCTGGAGCAGATTGAGTCCTTCTTCCGCACCGGGAGGAGGTCCTTCCTGCACTAG